The Acyrthosiphon pisum isolate AL4f unplaced genomic scaffold, pea_aphid_22Mar2018_4r6ur Scaffold_20908;HRSCAF=22505, whole genome shotgun sequence genomic sequence TGATCAATAGCCACCATTCCTCATCAAATAATATGACCAGTCTGTGTGCAACTACTGTTACAATAATTGTGATGTTATGTATCATTTAATTGACAGTTTAgccattgtatttttatttatattatttaatttatgtattttataatttgattttatagtataagacttAAGTGCAATGTTGAATGTTTTAGGGAATTCTATGCAATAAGTGTAATCACTTAATGGATTTGAATGAGAAAAATCACAAATGTTCAGAaagtaactaaaaattataaatatatataatggaaccggatttttattcttttaatgttCTTATGAAGACATACATGTCTTATCACaatagcaaattgtacgtttACAAAAACCTGTTTTAcccttttgtttttaaaattagagtgaattaatcccttatacaatttaaaacttaaaatttggtatgtttcATGTTTATAAGACGACTTAAAACATGGCGGTGTGGCATCCTTTCAATTTAAATAGAGTATTCTataccaattaatattatatatttttagatcagCGCACACAGTATACATTCCAAAAAATTCAACCCAAAGCTGTAAGTGTTGCAGCTCCAAGTGAATCATCATACCCTAAGTCTTCAAAACCATCAATAATATCTAACATTATGGCTCAAATTGAACAGGAAGAAAAACATGGCGGTGTGGCATCCTTTCAATTTAAATAGAGTATTCTataccaattaatattaatatatttttagatcagCGCACACAGTATACATTCCAAAAAAATCAACCCAAAGCTGTAAGTGTTGCAGCTCCAAGTGAATCATCATACCCTAAGTCTTCAAAACCATCATTAATATCTAACATTATGGCTCAAATTGAACAGGAAGAAAAACATGGCGGTGTGGCATCCTTTCAATTCAAATAGAGTATtctatatcaaattaatattaatatatttttagatcagCGCACACAGtatacatttccaaaaaaatcaaCCCAAAGCTGTAAGTGTTGCAGCTCCAAGTGAATCATCATACACAAAGTCTTCCAAACCATCATTAATATCTAACATTATGGCTGAATTTGAACACGAAGAACACAGCAATACTTCAAGCCTCTCAGAGAACAATGATGATGACgataatgaattttatacaaATCTCATTAGTGCGATAAATGAACGTAATCCATTATGGGATCATCGGCTTCCTATGGCAGATCGTTATGAGCCAATAAAACAAATGCTTTGGAATGAGATTTATGTCGCACTGAATGGTTAGTTTTAATTCATCTacaatctataatttaatacttcattataattttgatatgaatattgaatCTATCCAGGTATATATCCAATagaaattttaaagaaaaaatggaaataCTTGAGGGAGAAGTATGTcagggaaaaaaaaaaaccagcaaGTGGTGCTGCAggagggaaaaaaaaaatttggtgccACATGCAGtcattgcattttttaaatgatgttATTACCAGCAATTATaagtaagataatataataatgaatattaaaagggaaaacaattttttttttttgaataacaaatgtaattttagGTACTAATTGTCAAATGTgcataactaaattttttttttttttagaactacaAGCAACATTCCATCATTGACCGAGAATATTTCACATGTAGACAAAGAAGACTTCAATGGACAGAGCGCTAAACCTActaaaagtaattaatacttatatatttatttgcatattataacaattactaACTATGAATTTTCAATCTTAAATTGTCaacttattttgttattttatgtagttctgattaatatttgtgtttagGATCAAAGTCTGACACTTTTGAAGATTCGATTTTGAAAGAATTACGTGAGTCCAGACCTGTTGCTCCATCTACCAATTGCACCATCGAAGAAGACGGGGACttacattattgtaaatacttAGCCTCACTAATGAagaatattccaaaaaaaaaaaaaatagctttgcAATCAAATCTTATTTGCCaggtaaataattgtttggaaGACAATTTTGTTTAATGTCTATACCTACtaagtatttgttattattatttttatataatttgtattgtactGGAAAGTtctacaaattcaattttgtagttatgtttttattttataatgtttatcaaTTGTgctatatttaagtatttaatctaTCAGGAAGAGactgtatgattattatttttttttatgaatatctacaattaattcaattttgtagttttgtttttgttatatttaactaaTCAGGAAAAAAGTAAAGactgtatgattattatttgttttgtaatttttctcaTACTTAAAATtctacaaattcaattttgaagttaatatgtttatgtttttgtttttattttacaataaatagtttaataaatttatggttcaaatagttataaattaattaatctttcATATTGGAATAAAGTCGCACCTTCAGCTGAAAAATAGTCTTTAAGTTTGTCTCTTATTGCTTTAGCGTCTGCTGTGTATGTATTAGTTCCTAATCGGTGGACTGGTTCTAAAGCTCCCTGTGGTTCCCACTGATTGCTTTGTTCGGTGTCCAAAGTTCCACTATAATACCGTACACCTAGGATACATTcaggttaaaaaataatcaaatagtattaagtatttttttattataagtaccagCATTGTTTTCAGACAGTTTTACAAAGTTATGCAGTACAACAGCAGCTTTTGTAATTGCATTAACAGTTTTATGTCCAGCAATTATCGGTTTTCTAAAAATCCGCCATTTTGAGGCCATTAACCCAAAAGTGTTTTCTATAGTCCGTCTACCTCTGGAAAGCCTGTGtagacaattttttgtttacaatcattagaatattcaaaaaaattatttaattcttgagacgaacctatagttaaaaatgGACTCCTTTAATGGTAGTTTTCGTTTACCTCTTCCTGGATAAGGGCGCATAAGGTTTGAAAGTAATGGAAACGCTTCATCCCCTAGCGCATAATATGGAATTGGACCACTGTGTTCATGTATTTCTTTATCAGctggaaaatttaaatcattgtgTATGAAACCCTTGCCCATTTCAGAGCTTGAAAAAACTCCACCATCGCTGCATCTCCCAGCTGCGCCAATATCGACTaacgtaaaattataattggcgTCACACATTGCCAACAGTATAATACTATGGGACCCTTTGTAGTTATAGTGCTCAGATCCACTGTTAGCAAAtgcctatacaattatta encodes the following:
- the LOC107883323 gene encoding protein ALP1-like; the protein is MSASTFEELVCLIGPKIKRFPSRPDIISVGEILTATLRFLASGESMMSITYGFRIGKATISKLILQCCEVLWDTLNQKVLVVPDTFKWAQLAVDFERIWQVPNCIGSIDGKHIIHQAFANSGSEHYNYKGSHSIILLAMCDANYNFTLVDIGAAGRCSDGGVFSSSEMGKGFIHNDLNFPADKEIHEHSGPIPYYALGDEAFPLLSNLMRPYPGRGKRKLPLKESIFNYRLSRGRRTIENTFGLMASKWRIFRKPIIAGHKTVNAITKAAVVLHNFVKLSENNAGVRYYSGTLDTEQSNQWEPQGALEPVHRLGTNTYTADAKAIRDKLKDYFSAEGATLFQYERLINL